The following coding sequences lie in one Armatimonadota bacterium genomic window:
- a CDS encoding DNA topoisomerase subunit B, giving the protein MNRQQLEGEQYDADQIQVLKGLEAVRRRPAMYIGSTDLRGLHHLFIEVVDNSIDEALAGYAKNIDVVIHEDGSLSVADDGRGIPTGINKAEGVSGLELALTQLHAGGKFKEDGKASAYKFSGGLHGVGVSCVNAVSEWTIVEVEQLGKKFRMEFSRGPKTTELMEVGHSDRTGTTVRFMPDPEIFSTVEWHDDLIRDRLRDLSYLNSGIRITLEDLRTQPVDEDEPASDEPVEPKGKEVFYHEGGMAAFVEALNKNKDAIHPPIVLQRKTQDPFGRDVEVEVALQYNDGYQENLRSYANNIHTLFGGTHVSGLKTALTRVFNSYARKSGALKEKDSNFAGDDVREGLTAIISVHLVDPQFESQTKVKLANNEIEGIVNSLVGEGLSEYLEENPAIGRKIMEKATTAQRAREAARKAAELVKRQSALESAALPGKLADCSERDPSKCELYLVEGDSAGGSAKMGRDRRFQAILPLRGKVINVEKVQAHRALENLEIRSLITALGTGIHTGSVEDDAEETEDTESKATNGNGNGKDSGVQFDMSKLRYDRLIIMTDADVDGAHIRTLLLTFLFRYMRPLIEEGHVYIAQPPLYRVRVGKETLYLYDDKALKDIRKELKGKKHEIGRFKGLGEMNAEELAETTMMPEGRTILQVQMEDAMDADETFTMLMGDKVEPRREFIEANARYAKDLDV; this is encoded by the coding sequence ATGAACCGCCAGCAACTGGAGGGCGAACAGTACGACGCCGATCAGATTCAGGTATTGAAGGGGCTGGAAGCGGTACGACGTCGCCCGGCCATGTATATAGGCAGCACAGACCTTCGCGGTCTGCACCACCTCTTCATAGAAGTGGTGGACAACTCCATCGATGAGGCATTGGCGGGGTACGCCAAGAACATCGACGTTGTGATCCACGAAGACGGATCCCTCAGCGTTGCGGACGACGGGCGCGGCATCCCCACGGGCATCAACAAGGCCGAGGGTGTTTCCGGATTGGAACTTGCTCTTACGCAGCTTCACGCCGGCGGCAAGTTCAAGGAAGACGGAAAAGCCAGCGCCTACAAATTCAGCGGCGGCCTCCACGGCGTCGGTGTGTCGTGCGTGAACGCGGTATCCGAGTGGACGATTGTTGAGGTGGAGCAGCTAGGCAAGAAGTTCCGCATGGAGTTCTCGCGGGGCCCCAAAACGACCGAACTGATGGAGGTCGGACACTCGGACAGGACCGGCACGACGGTGCGTTTCATGCCCGACCCGGAGATTTTCTCTACGGTGGAGTGGCACGACGACCTTATCCGGGATCGCCTGCGTGATCTTTCCTACCTCAACAGCGGCATCCGCATTACGCTGGAAGACCTGCGAACACAGCCGGTGGACGAAGATGAGCCAGCCTCGGACGAGCCCGTGGAACCGAAGGGCAAAGAGGTTTTCTACCACGAAGGCGGAATGGCCGCGTTCGTAGAAGCACTGAACAAAAACAAGGACGCCATCCATCCCCCCATCGTGCTCCAGCGCAAGACGCAGGACCCGTTCGGCCGCGATGTGGAGGTGGAGGTCGCACTTCAGTACAACGATGGGTATCAGGAGAACCTCCGTTCCTACGCGAACAACATCCACACCCTGTTTGGCGGAACCCACGTATCCGGCCTGAAGACGGCCCTTACGCGCGTGTTCAACAGCTACGCCCGCAAATCGGGCGCCCTGAAGGAGAAGGACTCCAATTTCGCTGGCGACGATGTCCGCGAGGGCCTCACCGCCATCATCAGCGTTCACCTTGTGGACCCGCAGTTTGAAAGCCAGACCAAGGTAAAGCTCGCGAACAACGAGATCGAGGGCATCGTGAACTCGCTGGTCGGCGAAGGACTGTCGGAATACCTCGAAGAGAACCCCGCGATCGGCCGCAAGATCATGGAGAAGGCGACCACGGCGCAGCGCGCCCGGGAGGCAGCGCGCAAGGCCGCCGAACTTGTGAAGCGCCAGAGCGCGCTGGAGAGCGCCGCGCTGCCGGGCAAACTGGCCGATTGCAGCGAACGCGACCCCAGCAAATGTGAACTGTACCTGGTGGAAGGCGATTCGGCGGGCGGTTCCGCCAAGATGGGGCGCGACCGCCGGTTCCAGGCGATTCTGCCGCTCCGGGGCAAGGTTATCAACGTTGAGAAGGTGCAGGCCCACCGCGCGCTGGAGAATCTGGAGATCCGTTCACTGATTACGGCTCTCGGGACCGGCATCCACACAGGCAGCGTTGAGGACGACGCGGAGGAGACTGAGGACACCGAATCCAAGGCGACGAATGGAAACGGTAACGGTAAGGACTCCGGCGTCCAGTTCGATATGAGCAAACTGCGTTATGACCGACTGATTATCATGACCGACGCCGACGTGGACGGCGCGCATATCCGCACGCTGCTGCTCACGTTCCTCTTCCGCTACATGCGCCCGCTCATCGAAGAAGGGCACGTTTACATCGCCCAGCCGCCGCTTTACCGCGTTCGTGTGGGAAAGGAAACCCTATACCTCTACGACGACAAGGCGCTCAAGGACATCCGCAAGGAGCTGAAGGGCAAGAAACATGAGATCGGGCGGTTCAAGGGCCTTGGCGAAATGAACGCCGAGGAACTGGCGGAAACTACGATGATGCCCGAAGGGCGCACCATCCTGCAGGTGCAGATGGAAGACGCCATGGACGCGGATGAGACGTTCACGATGCTGATGGGCGACAAGGTCGAGCCCCGGCGCGAGTTCATCGAGGCCAATGCGCGCTACGCCAAGGACCTCGACGTGTAA
- a CDS encoding PIN domain-containing protein → MRLVVDTDVLVDVLREYAPALHWLSAQDTDPIVTGYTALELYTGCRDAAAARGVSALLKDTEIRWATASGCDEMLARYSALRLKSGLGIVDVLIAQTAIEAGATLATFNTKHFAAVEGLTVVEPYER, encoded by the coding sequence ATGAGGCTCGTCGTCGATACAGACGTACTCGTCGATGTCCTCCGCGAGTATGCTCCGGCGCTTCACTGGTTGTCTGCGCAGGACACAGACCCGATCGTCACCGGCTATACGGCGCTTGAGTTGTACACGGGTTGCCGAGATGCGGCGGCCGCGCGAGGGGTCTCAGCGCTCCTCAAGGATACAGAGATCAGATGGGCAACGGCGAGTGGTTGCGACGAGATGCTCGCGCGCTACTCTGCGCTCCGACTCAAATCTGGTCTCGGCATCGTTGATGTTCTTATCGCCCAGACCGCGATCGAAGCCGGCGCCACGCTTGCGACTTTCAACACCAAGCACTTCGCCGCAGTGGAAGGCCTCACCGTGGTGGAGCCGTACGAACGTTAA
- a CDS encoding glycosyl hydrolase family 18 protein, producing MSRRFIAIITLYLALAAAVTAKPIQRNVTGYFWLPEGDSSPYWTLADHADCFTALAPTWLSFDASGKFTDNSDKRLIRFAHAHGIKVTPLVANSPFRAEVARPIFANEEAVRANVALLLKTIQASGADGVNVDIEGVAPANRPLYNAFIEALCKAFHDGKLIVTLDLPAKTADTPAAEWAGFGDYAFLAKHADQLQLMCYDEHWSGGKAGPIASIPWVRKVMEYATAVIPKEKVVMGVPNYGYDWPATGKTTEVTAARAYELLETYHLTPEWDADAQTCWFEYTDAAGVRHTVYFEHERTRQARLALAKEFGIAGVSIWRLGEESSGYWAPLKRFKDGR from the coding sequence ATGAGTAGAAGATTCATCGCGATAATTACACTGTATCTGGCATTGGCCGCCGCTGTGACAGCAAAACCAATACAACGTAACGTGACCGGCTATTTCTGGCTGCCGGAAGGGGATTCCTCGCCCTACTGGACGCTCGCGGACCACGCGGACTGTTTCACAGCCCTCGCTCCCACGTGGCTGTCCTTCGACGCCTCCGGAAAGTTTACGGACAACTCGGATAAGAGACTCATCCGCTTCGCCCACGCTCACGGCATCAAGGTGACCCCGCTTGTGGCGAACAGCCCGTTCCGCGCCGAGGTTGCCCGTCCGATCTTTGCGAATGAGGAAGCCGTCCGGGCAAACGTAGCCCTTTTGCTGAAGACGATTCAGGCGTCCGGCGCCGACGGCGTCAACGTTGACATCGAGGGCGTTGCGCCGGCGAATCGGCCGCTGTACAACGCGTTCATCGAGGCGCTATGCAAGGCGTTCCACGACGGGAAGCTCATTGTGACCCTGGACCTGCCCGCGAAAACGGCTGACACGCCCGCCGCGGAATGGGCCGGTTTCGGCGATTACGCCTTCCTCGCAAAGCACGCCGATCAACTTCAGTTGATGTGCTATGACGAGCATTGGAGCGGCGGAAAGGCAGGGCCGATCGCATCGATCCCGTGGGTCCGAAAAGTGATGGAATATGCCACAGCGGTGATTCCCAAGGAAAAGGTCGTGATGGGGGTGCCAAATTATGGCTATGATTGGCCGGCAACGGGCAAGACGACCGAAGTCACTGCTGCAAGGGCATATGAATTGCTTGAAACCTACCACCTGACGCCTGAGTGGGATGCGGACGCTCAGACCTGCTGGTTCGAGTATACGGACGCGGCAGGCGTTCGGCACACGGTGTATTTCGAGCACGAACGCACGAGGCAGGCGCGGCTTGCACTGGCAAAGGAATTTGGTATTGCCGGCGTTTCCATCTGGCGCCTCGGCGAGGAATCGTCCGGGTACTGGGCGCCCCTGAAGCGCTTCAAAGACGGTCGTTGA
- the gpmA gene encoding 2,3-diphosphoglycerate-dependent phosphoglycerate mutase — MYKIVLLRHGQSQWNLDNRFTGWYDVDLSEQGRAEAAAGGVLLREGAYEFDVVYTSVLKRAIRTMQIVMDELDQMWVPVVRDWRLNERHYGQLQGLNKAETARQHGEDQVKIWRRSYSIPPPPLTPDDERYPGKDRRYAGLTKAELPLTESLKETVARVIPYWENVVAKDVKAGKQVLIAAHGNSLRALVKHLDNISEEDIVALNIPTGIPLVYELDSDLKPIKSYYLGDPEAAKRAAEAVANQAKG; from the coding sequence TTGTATAAGATCGTGTTGCTCCGCCACGGACAGAGTCAGTGGAATCTGGACAATCGTTTCACAGGCTGGTATGACGTTGATCTCAGCGAGCAGGGTCGGGCGGAGGCCGCGGCCGGCGGCGTCCTCCTGAGGGAAGGCGCCTACGAGTTCGACGTGGTCTATACGTCCGTGCTCAAGCGGGCCATTCGCACGATGCAGATCGTGATGGACGAACTGGACCAGATGTGGGTGCCCGTCGTCCGGGATTGGCGCCTCAATGAGCGCCATTACGGTCAGTTGCAGGGGCTGAACAAGGCCGAGACCGCCCGGCAGCACGGCGAGGACCAGGTGAAAATCTGGCGTCGTTCCTACAGCATCCCGCCGCCGCCGCTGACGCCGGATGACGAGCGCTATCCGGGCAAAGACCGCCGATACGCCGGATTGACCAAGGCGGAATTGCCGCTCACCGAAAGCCTCAAGGAGACGGTCGCCCGCGTCATCCCCTACTGGGAAAACGTTGTCGCGAAGGATGTGAAGGCCGGCAAGCAGGTCCTCATCGCCGCCCACGGCAACAGCCTGCGCGCCCTGGTCAAACATCTCGACAACATCTCCGAAGAGGACATCGTCGCGCTGAACATCCCCACCGGCATCCCGCTGGTCTACGAACTGGATTCCGACCTGAAGCCGATCAAGAGCTACTATCTCGGCGATCCGGAAGCCGCCAAGCGCGCCGCCGAAGCAGTCGCCAACCAGGCCAAAGGCTGA
- a CDS encoding D-aminoacylase, giving the protein MYNLVIHNAKILDGSGAPAYRGGIAVKGDRIVEVGEITGPGRSHIDAEGLCLAPGFIDMHSHTDHNLLVNPTAESKTTQGVTTEVCGNCGSASAPLLDPKDRESILQFLSENGSEADWTSMEEYFATLENSGIAPNFMTFVGHGSLRAGVVGYDDRPATEGEMARMRSLVAESLAAGAVGLSSGLIYAPGCYGGTAEVTELCRPVGEAGGVYSTHMRSEGDHLLEAVTESIAIAEESGARLQISHHKSCGPANWGKVHGSLALIDSARARGLDVAADQYPYVATSTGLSVNVPQWAHDGGDDRLIDRLQDPALSERLKAETTCAVEDGYADPVQGWKDIVVASVKSAANKWTQGLSVFEIAQRWGVEPYPALVRLLVEERCHVGMVHFTISEDDVETVMRAPYVMVGSDATARALTGPLALGKPHPRTFGTMPRVLARYVREKGVLTLEEAVRKMTSLPAGRLGLADRGRIAPGYAADIVLFDAGTVADAATFADPFALALGIPHVFVNGVDVVHDGRVTGNLPGRCLRFGRPQ; this is encoded by the coding sequence ATGTATAATCTGGTGATTCACAACGCGAAGATTCTGGACGGGTCCGGCGCGCCGGCGTACCGCGGCGGGATCGCCGTGAAGGGTGACCGGATCGTCGAAGTCGGCGAAATCACCGGGCCCGGCCGCAGTCATATCGACGCAGAGGGCCTTTGCCTCGCGCCGGGCTTCATCGATATGCACAGCCACACGGATCACAACCTCCTGGTGAACCCCACCGCCGAAAGCAAGACGACGCAGGGTGTCACCACCGAGGTGTGCGGGAACTGCGGCTCGGCTTCCGCCCCATTGCTCGATCCGAAGGACCGCGAGAGCATCCTCCAGTTTCTCTCCGAAAACGGCAGCGAAGCGGACTGGACCTCAATGGAGGAGTATTTCGCCACCCTCGAAAACAGCGGAATCGCGCCCAACTTCATGACTTTCGTGGGACATGGCAGCCTCAGGGCGGGCGTGGTGGGCTACGATGACAGGCCGGCGACGGAAGGCGAGATGGCGCGCATGCGAAGCCTCGTCGCCGAGAGCTTGGCGGCGGGCGCGGTTGGTCTTTCCAGCGGACTCATCTACGCTCCGGGCTGTTACGGCGGGACCGCCGAAGTGACCGAACTCTGCCGTCCGGTAGGTGAAGCCGGGGGGGTGTACAGCACCCACATGCGCAGCGAAGGGGACCATCTTCTGGAGGCGGTTACGGAGTCCATCGCGATCGCCGAGGAGAGCGGGGCGCGGCTTCAGATCTCACATCACAAATCCTGCGGCCCGGCAAACTGGGGCAAGGTTCACGGCTCCCTGGCGCTCATTGATTCGGCGCGCGCCCGTGGTCTGGATGTGGCTGCCGATCAATACCCATACGTCGCCACGTCCACCGGCCTTAGCGTGAACGTTCCCCAGTGGGCGCACGACGGTGGTGACGACCGCCTGATAGATCGCCTCCAGGATCCGGCCCTGTCGGAGCGTCTGAAGGCCGAAACGACCTGCGCCGTGGAAGACGGATACGCCGATCCTGTTCAGGGTTGGAAGGACATCGTTGTGGCGTCGGTCAAGTCTGCGGCGAACAAATGGACGCAGGGGCTTTCGGTCTTCGAGATCGCGCAGCGATGGGGTGTTGAACCGTACCCGGCGCTTGTCCGCCTTCTCGTCGAGGAACGGTGCCACGTGGGTATGGTACACTTCACGATCTCTGAAGACGATGTTGAAACGGTGATGAGGGCGCCGTATGTGATGGTGGGCTCAGACGCCACCGCCCGGGCACTCACCGGTCCGCTGGCGCTCGGCAAGCCCCATCCCAGGACGTTTGGCACGATGCCCCGCGTGCTGGCGCGATACGTGCGTGAGAAGGGGGTTCTCACACTGGAAGAGGCGGTGCGCAAGATGACCAGCCTCCCCGCGGGGCGTCTCGGCCTCGCGGACAGGGGACGCATCGCCCCGGGCTATGCCGCCGACATCGTGTTGTTCGATGCCGGTACCGTGGCCGATGCCGCGACGTTCGCGGATCCCTTCGCCCTGGCTCTTGGAATCCCGCACGTATTCGTGAACGGTGTGGACGTTGTTCACGATGGGCGCGTGACCGGCAACCTGCCCGGCCGCTGCCTGCGCTTCGGCCGGCCTCAGTAA
- the hisC gene encoding histidinol-phosphate transaminase has translation MSDNTLSPRPAVNRLVPYSPGKPIEETKREFGLTDVIKLGSNENALGPSPKAVEAMKSALGELNLYPDGAAFTLKNALSERFGLPAGCITIGNGSDELIHYLGIAYLREGDNIVQGDPSFVRYESAAVLNDTECVKVPLKNLTYDLETMADAVNERTRMVFVCNPNNPTGTINTKAEVERLMDRVPDSALIVLDEAYCEYVGSPQYPDSIQYVKDGRNVIVLRTFSKIYGIAGLRVGYGLARPDIIRAVEQVREPFNVNSLAQVGATAALSDTEHLQRSASNNTEGKKAFYAAFEAMGLPYAPSEANFVFVDVKRDCRPVYMALLRKGVIVRTGDIFGLPTYLRVTIGTPEENQRFLSELKAILAA, from the coding sequence ATGTCAGATAACACACTTTCGCCGAGGCCGGCCGTAAACCGCCTGGTCCCATATTCGCCCGGCAAGCCGATTGAAGAGACAAAGCGAGAATTCGGCCTTACCGATGTCATCAAGCTCGGATCCAATGAGAACGCCCTCGGGCCATCGCCAAAGGCGGTCGAGGCGATGAAATCCGCGCTTGGCGAGCTCAATCTGTATCCGGATGGCGCGGCGTTCACGCTGAAAAACGCTCTCAGCGAACGCTTCGGCCTCCCCGCCGGGTGCATCACCATCGGCAACGGTTCGGACGAACTGATCCACTACCTGGGGATTGCGTACCTTCGCGAAGGTGACAACATCGTCCAGGGCGATCCGTCGTTTGTGCGCTATGAGTCGGCTGCGGTCCTGAACGATACCGAATGCGTCAAAGTGCCGCTGAAGAATCTGACCTACGACCTGGAGACGATGGCGGACGCGGTCAACGAGCGAACACGGATGGTTTTCGTCTGCAACCCGAACAACCCGACCGGAACGATCAATACGAAGGCTGAGGTCGAGCGCTTGATGGACCGCGTGCCCGATTCGGCGCTCATTGTTCTGGACGAGGCTTACTGCGAGTACGTCGGCTCACCCCAATACCCGGATTCCATTCAGTACGTCAAGGACGGCCGCAATGTCATCGTGCTGCGCACTTTCAGCAAGATATACGGTATCGCCGGCCTCCGCGTGGGGTATGGCCTCGCGCGGCCCGATATTATCAGGGCCGTGGAGCAGGTTCGAGAGCCGTTCAACGTGAACAGCCTGGCCCAAGTCGGCGCGACCGCCGCGCTGTCGGACACGGAGCATCTTCAGCGAAGCGCCTCGAACAACACCGAAGGCAAGAAGGCTTTCTACGCGGCATTTGAAGCCATGGGGCTGCCGTACGCTCCCAGTGAAGCCAATTTCGTGTTCGTAGATGTGAAGCGGGACTGCCGGCCGGTATATATGGCCCTTCTCCGAAAAGGCGTCATCGTGCGGACCGGCGACATCTTCGGACTGCCAACTTATCTGCGCGTGACGATCGGCACTCCCGAAGAGAACCAACGCTTCCTGAGCGAACTCAAAGCGATCCTCGCAGCATAG
- a CDS encoding HD domain-containing phosphohydrolase, with translation MRFQTLPRSSQNVIVLTVVAATAAAFISLRYLDLVRMDPVDLFAACAICSALELVQIELTADKSRMSLSFAGLLGVIMLFGPAAGAFVGVIEGASGNFIRHDPVTKRRRFTWPDMTKLTFNTFNHSLSACAAGLAFIWTGGTPGTISQDSIMPALVATTVYFLINTWGTAAVVATTKGLNIPQVWHENFLWTAPQSLMSASSVVVGLWVYCQWKLIWIVALVLPPIYVVYYSYRLYMDKIRKDLEHISALANLNNSVIASLATAIDAKDHYTNKHLSRVQTYALAISEYLGLSHDEHEAVRCAALVHDIGKLGVPEHILTKPGKLTPEEYERMKTHVEIGAAILGPVQFPWPVVPVVLGHHERYDGLGYPQGLKGEEIPIGARVIALADVFDALTSDRPYRKAMTHKEALDYLSKQSGSHFDPKCVEGLLKVMDECEARLAALSDGEPEGLGDIVHTRKISDDVMEKIAKANSEFYTFYDLSHAVRGPLTLDHSLNTIIEKIQMLVPFDTCAIFLDTDTDQLQVAAVSGRYAELLYGMKVTVGEGLSGRVYKDLQRIVNGPATNDVGRKIPHTETLELNASLVVPLRANGKALGTISVYHSSYNIYTDDHARLMELIAEHAANNIYSARRLEQTEEMVLSDPLTGLANALSLNNALTRRLEESRKTHEAFAVVLIDLDNFSLVNESVGYPAGDELLKVAANAMQGGVRSKDLLSRYAGDEFILVVPNADFDLVSQVCRRLTESVGRIKFADRQHLGASAGFALYPDDGLNARDLIEKAENRMFAEKNSRKQTG, from the coding sequence ATGCGCTTTCAAACATTGCCGAGATCCAGCCAGAACGTCATCGTTCTGACGGTCGTCGCCGCGACGGCGGCGGCGTTCATCTCGCTGAGATATCTGGATCTGGTACGTATGGACCCGGTGGACCTATTCGCCGCCTGCGCCATATGCTCCGCCCTGGAGCTGGTTCAAATAGAGCTTACGGCGGACAAGAGCCGCATGAGCCTGAGTTTTGCCGGCCTCCTCGGTGTAATCATGCTTTTCGGCCCTGCTGCCGGCGCGTTCGTCGGAGTCATAGAGGGCGCCAGCGGAAACTTCATCCGCCACGACCCCGTCACAAAGCGCCGGCGTTTCACGTGGCCGGACATGACAAAGCTTACCTTCAACACCTTCAACCACTCTCTGAGCGCCTGCGCTGCCGGGTTGGCGTTCATCTGGACCGGTGGAACGCCCGGCACGATCAGCCAGGATTCGATCATGCCTGCGTTGGTGGCGACCACGGTGTATTTCCTCATCAACACTTGGGGCACTGCGGCCGTGGTCGCGACGACGAAAGGGCTGAACATTCCACAGGTGTGGCACGAAAACTTCCTGTGGACGGCGCCACAGTCGCTCATGTCGGCCTCGTCAGTGGTCGTTGGGCTCTGGGTGTACTGCCAGTGGAAGCTCATCTGGATCGTTGCGCTGGTGCTTCCGCCGATCTATGTGGTGTACTACTCGTACCGCCTCTACATGGACAAGATCCGTAAGGACCTCGAGCACATCAGCGCACTGGCCAACCTGAACAACTCCGTGATCGCCTCTCTCGCCACCGCCATCGACGCGAAGGACCACTACACGAATAAGCACCTCTCCCGCGTTCAGACGTATGCCCTGGCCATATCAGAATACCTTGGCCTTTCGCACGACGAGCACGAGGCCGTCCGATGCGCCGCGCTGGTGCACGATATCGGCAAACTGGGAGTCCCCGAGCATATCCTCACCAAGCCGGGCAAGCTGACCCCCGAGGAATACGAGCGGATGAAGACGCACGTGGAAATCGGCGCCGCTATCCTCGGGCCGGTTCAGTTTCCGTGGCCCGTCGTACCCGTCGTTTTGGGGCACCACGAGCGCTACGACGGTCTCGGATATCCGCAGGGCCTGAAGGGGGAGGAAATCCCCATCGGCGCCCGTGTGATTGCGCTGGCTGATGTCTTTGATGCGCTGACCTCCGACCGGCCCTACCGGAAGGCGATGACGCACAAAGAGGCTTTGGATTACCTGAGCAAACAGTCCGGTTCCCACTTCGACCCGAAGTGTGTGGAGGGGTTGCTCAAGGTGATGGACGAATGCGAAGCGCGTTTGGCCGCACTGTCGGATGGTGAGCCCGAAGGGCTGGGCGACATCGTCCACACACGGAAGATCAGCGACGACGTTATGGAGAAGATCGCCAAAGCGAACTCCGAGTTCTACACGTTCTACGATCTCAGCCACGCCGTCCGCGGTCCGCTGACGCTGGACCATTCACTCAATACGATCATCGAGAAGATCCAGATGCTCGTGCCCTTCGACACCTGCGCCATCTTTCTCGATACGGATACGGACCAGCTTCAGGTCGCCGCCGTCTCGGGACGGTATGCGGAACTTCTATACGGTATGAAGGTGACCGTTGGGGAAGGCCTCAGCGGACGCGTCTACAAGGACCTCCAACGAATTGTCAACGGTCCCGCGACGAATGACGTGGGCCGCAAGATTCCCCACACCGAAACGCTTGAACTCAACGCGTCTCTGGTCGTTCCGCTGCGCGCTAACGGGAAGGCCCTGGGTACGATCAGCGTGTACCATTCCAGCTACAACATCTACACCGACGACCACGCCCGCTTGATGGAACTGATCGCGGAGCACGCGGCCAACAACATCTACAGTGCGCGGCGCCTCGAACAGACTGAGGAGATGGTTCTTTCAGATCCGTTGACGGGGCTTGCGAACGCCCTCAGCCTGAACAATGCCCTCACGCGGCGCCTCGAAGAGTCCCGCAAGACCCACGAAGCCTTTGCGGTGGTCCTCATCGATCTGGACAATTTCAGCCTGGTCAACGAATCAGTCGGTTATCCCGCCGGCGATGAGCTTCTGAAAGTGGCCGCCAATGCGATGCAGGGAGGCGTTCGGTCGAAGGACCTTCTATCCCGATATGCGGGCGACGAGTTCATTCTGGTGGTTCCGAACGCGGATTTCGACCTGGTATCCCAAGTGTGCCGGCGCCTCACCGAGTCGGTGGGAAGGATCAAGTTCGCCGATCGGCAGCACCTCGGCGCCAGCGCGGGCTTCGCGCTCTATCCGGACGACGGCCTCAACGCCAGAGACCTGATCGAGAAAGCCGAAAACCGTATGTTCGCGGAAAAGAACAGCCGCAAGCAGACAGGCTGA
- a CDS encoding cellulase family glycosylhydrolase, giving the protein MIARFTFALCLGCLAGAGFAKGVPAVRLQRMSHGLNFGAYRYASEDAVSEPLVRALAKAGFKHVRLTVDPKRFWLPDSPAILDPDGLKRLDAVLGRLLSNHFAVSVDIHDPDKRVWNDPEWGTRFVAFWGALAKHLSKYDPNYLFLEVCNEPLSDTPAVWDALQGRCLAAMRKSAPRHTLLASPNMQIAPGNWNVLEVMKTFKPVGDTNVVYTFHYYNPFLFTHQGATWSWDGVKGLSGVPYPSSPEAVAAVAEKYPEPQKGYILQYGKERWDAAKIAVDMKPYIEWGKKYNVPLTCGEFGAYKNGPTVDRLTWLHDVRVALEAYKVPWTIWDDGGGFGVTNGKDDQLDKEALKALGLKG; this is encoded by the coding sequence ATGATTGCCAGATTTACGTTCGCGCTCTGTTTAGGATGCCTTGCCGGCGCCGGGTTTGCAAAAGGCGTGCCGGCGGTGCGCCTGCAGCGCATGTCGCACGGCCTCAATTTCGGAGCGTACCGGTACGCATCCGAGGACGCGGTTTCGGAGCCACTGGTCCGGGCATTGGCGAAGGCCGGATTCAAACACGTTCGTCTGACGGTCGATCCAAAACGGTTCTGGCTGCCCGATTCACCGGCGATCCTCGACCCGGATGGCCTCAAACGATTGGACGCCGTGCTCGGCCGCCTGTTGTCCAATCACTTTGCCGTTAGCGTGGACATCCACGACCCCGACAAGCGTGTGTGGAACGATCCCGAGTGGGGCACCCGCTTCGTAGCTTTCTGGGGCGCGCTGGCAAAGCACCTGTCGAAGTACGATCCAAACTATCTCTTCCTTGAAGTGTGCAACGAGCCGCTGTCGGACACGCCGGCGGTATGGGACGCGCTGCAGGGCCGCTGCCTGGCCGCCATGCGCAAATCGGCGCCGCGCCACACGCTCCTCGCGTCACCGAACATGCAGATTGCCCCCGGGAACTGGAATGTGCTGGAGGTGATGAAGACGTTCAAGCCCGTCGGCGACACAAACGTCGTGTACACCTTCCACTACTACAACCCGTTCCTGTTCACGCACCAGGGCGCCACATGGTCGTGGGATGGCGTCAAGGGCCTGAGCGGTGTTCCATACCCGTCCTCTCCTGAGGCGGTGGCGGCTGTCGCGGAGAAGTACCCGGAACCGCAGAAGGGCTACATCCTGCAATACGGCAAAGAGCGTTGGGACGCGGCGAAGATCGCGGTGGACATGAAGCCGTACATCGAGTGGGGCAAGAAGTACAACGTGCCACTCACGTGCGGCGAATTCGGCGCATACAAGAACGGCCCCACCGTTGACCGGCTGACGTGGCTGCACGACGTGCGCGTGGCGTTGGAAGCCTATAAGGTGCCGTGGACGATCTGGGATGATGGAGGCGGTTTCGGCGTGACCAACGGCAAGGACGATCAACTGGACAAAGAAGCCCTCAAAGCGCTGGGTTTGAAGGGGTAG